Below is a genomic region from Miscanthus floridulus cultivar M001 chromosome 1, ASM1932011v1, whole genome shotgun sequence.
CAAGATCAATCAAGCTGGAAAGTTCCCCGAAGGTATCAGGCAGATTGATAAGCTGGTTTGAGTGGAGGTCAAGCTTTGTCAAGTATCTAAGGCTACCAATTGTTGATGGGAGCGCCATGATCCTATTCTCAGATAGATCAAGCTCAGTGACATCCTGTAACTTTCCAAGCGAGACAGGGAGCCACTCAACTTGGTCCACCAGCTTACCCCGGAGATTGAGCTCTGTAGTCCCCTTCTTTGCCGATGACTCTATAAGGCTTGCCACTTGGATAAGGCCCAGCTTTTCTGTGTCAGTACCTGCAAAAATTGACATATTAGACTTTATTACTTATTAGGATAATACAGACACTGATTTTTTTTATGTTACCGCACGAGAAGATGGTCTCATGCTAGGCCTATAGAAAATGTGGCTAACTGTTCATTGTTTGTTGCCATCTCTTATCTACTCCAATCAGTAAAGTGTAAGTAATTTACAGTTTACACAACACGCTGAAGAATTCTATTTGAAAGAATTACTGGCCGATATCCAAATAATGATAGTTCAGTTGAGATATCCCTCAGATGTATGAAGCAGAGAATCCTGGAATGTATAAAACTACCTCACAGAATCATCACAAATCTCCCCATGTCCTCTATTCCTATTACTACTCATAGTGAACTAATGAGAAGGTAAGTGTAGCTATTACAACTGAGTTACTAATACCATGGAAGCCTATGGACAGATCATCTATACAAAACTATCGTCAGACAAAATCTTATGTTACCATAGACATTgagtaaaaataaataaacagCAACAATGGAGttgacttagaattacttcaatGCAACTATTAGGTTATAGTTGAGTTTCCCGAAAAAACATTAGTGTAGCAGAACCATCACGACCACATTCGCAGACCAtaaataaatgcacataacaAGCAAAAACACACATGAAAAAAAACTAGGAGTATAGAACTACACAGAATATTGATATAAGTAATTAGTAGGTGCGCTGTCATTTATGTCCAGAAAATTTGAATTGCAGAATGCGTATAGCTAATACACTACACACAGAGTTATCACAATCGTAGGGGTCCGGGGTAATGAATAAACAATTCATTCATTTCAAAGCAACCAAATAAGTAAATAACTTTTTTTtggtgtgtgggtgggtgggaaAAAATGTCAGCAGAAACAAATTTGTGATTGGCTGTAAAATCAAATTAGCTATTTGATTCTGGTACAATGTTCCATAACAGAACAGTCCACAATTAGAACATAGAAACATCACAAAGCCCACAGCCAATCTAGTCATGTCCAATTACCAGCACTAGTGAAGTAGTGATAAGAAATGTGTCCATTATTATAGCAGAACTACCATTATGATGGCATCCTATGAACAAGTCAATTATAAACAGATTATCTTGGGGCAAAATAATATGTTACTATAAAGGGCGTagccagtgcagagagctcccactctgtgcggggtctggggaagggtgtcagtggcaagccttaacctcgcctgtgcaatgcgaggctACCGCTTGCACCGGGCCCGCCCTTCAAAATAACATGTTACCATAGttgtagaaaaaaaaatcttacaTTGATTCAACTAACAAGTCCTAGTCAAGTGTTTCTTAAGTCTTAGTGTAATGGAACTATGGACTGAAGATATGGTAGAGGAAATAAATTTGGGTGACAAGAAAATTTTTacaaaacaaaacaaggacaAGTCAACAGAAACTACACCAATCAAACGATTAACTTGGTTTCTAACACCTATTAAACCATTTTTTCTcaagaggattttttttttttggaaaacgaAATCGAATGGAATAACATAGCACCTGCGGAGCGAAAGTTCACCTAGATTTGCAGGGGAAATAGAAATACTGAGATGAATTAAGAAGGCGTAATAATACCTGCTGAAGCAGCACGACGCAGCGACGAGACGGACGTGGGTTCCAATCCCAAGCCACCCCTGCTTCCACGGTCTATCTCTGTTGCCGCGTCGGCCAGCGCCGGATTCCGCCTCGCCTCGACCTCAACGACCTCGTAGTCGACCACGGCAACACCCCCGCCACCCCTGGCACCACCACCAGGGGACACCGCCCGCGACGCCCTCTGGATGAGGTCGTCGAAGAGCTTGAAGCGCCTCTCGAGCTCGACGACGTACGCGGCCTCCTTCCGCTGCTGCAGCGCGCGGAGGCGCACCGAGTTGCGCCTGGCCTCCCACAGCACGTCGAAGAGCTCGGCCGGCAGGCCCTGCgccggcgcccgcgcccgcgcccgcgccgccgcctcctccctggCGATCTCGGCGAGGCGCGCCTCCTCCTCCGCGTCCGCCGAggccagcaccgccgccgccgcctccacctcctccacggcCGGGCGCGGCGACAGCTCCCGGTACAGCCGCGTGAGCTCCTCCACAGCGTCCGCCGTGGCTGGGGTCATCCCCCCGGCCGCCGCCATCTCCGTACCCCGCAAGCTTCGCACGAGGGGGAGAGCCTAGATGGTGAGCGAAAGAGTGGAGACCGGCTGGTAATAATGGCTCGGCAGCGATGGGTGCGGGTCTATAAAAAGGTGGAAATGGGAGGGCGTAACTGCGAATCCAAATGTCTAGAAACGCGGCGGAGAAGGCCGGCGTCGGGATTAAAATTAATGCAAGGGGGCTCAACGCAAAAACAGGGAGTGGCGGCTCCGGCCGGCAGGGTACGTGGGGCCAGCGCTTAGCTGTCAGAGGACCGGGCGTGTCCAGTAGGATCTGGAACGAGGTGACCGGATTTCATTCACTGCGCTGGGGCCGATGGCTCGCCGGCGCCGCGCCGGACCAGACGCAACTGCCATTTGTGTGATTGTTCCACCTCTATTAGTCCTTCATTCACTACTGTCACAAAGATTTGACAATTATCGCCACTTTATTATACTGGATAACTGGGGCCTTGTTTACttgataatttttttttggaaaatagtactatagcactttcattgttatttgacaattagtgttcaatcatagtttaattaggcttaaaagattcgtctcgtgaatttcgtctaaactatgtaattagttttattttttatttatatttaatgcttcatgcatgcgtctaaagattcgatgtgacgaggaatcttgaaaaattttacaaaatttttgaaAGCACTGGATTAGGATTAGAGCCGATCGAGCGTCTTCTGCTCGCAAACCTGCTGCATGTTTTTGCACTTGTTTTTGAGTTGAGGGGGAACCAGACCAACATGTGCTACAGCTTTAGGCTATACGATGAGCGACAGGTAAGGCTTGCTAAGGCGGTGTTGAGATAacgtgactaaaatttagaaggtgttATGTGAGGATATTATATAaggtgtttagatactaataaaaaaataaattacagaattcgtacgagacgaatttattaagtctaattaatctatcattagcacatgtttactgtagcaccacattgtcaaatcatggactaattaggcttaaaagattcgtctagcaaattagtcgcaaactatacaattagttttgtaattagtctatatttaatactccatacatgtgtccaaacatctggTGGAACAATGACTAAAGTTTAGAAGGaccaaccaaacaccctctaataCTACAACTAGACTATTTCATTCCCATCGGTCCAGTGCAGTTGATGACAGAAGATAACAACAATTTTCAACGGACGAAACGGGAGGGCGCCACACCGGTCCAATTTTTTGCAATTTAGTCCTTTTTAAAAAGAAAATTTATGTTTAACCCTCTAGATGACATAAACTGATCTTTGGACCCTTTGGGTCGGCGTCGTTGCCTACGGCGCCGAGTTAACACATCTCACCGCCGTAGGTCTTGGCGTCGAGATGCCAGGCCGGGCAAAACGGGGCATCCAAGTGGCGCTGACGTGGCAGGTAGATCGACGCCATGGACCCTAGCGCCGAGGTCGGAGCCACATATCTTGGCGCCGACCTCGGAGCCATGGGTCTCGGCGTCGGCCTTAGAGCCAAGatccatggcgccgagctcggattCAAAACCCACGCCAAGGTTTCTCTGGCTAAGGCTCATTTCATTTCTTCCTCCTTGTTCTCGGATTTTTGCTCTCCCCAAACCGCCCAATCTCTTGAATCGAGCAATTTGACCTTGTACTCCAGGGTGCAGCTAACATCTCTTCCTAAACACTTGTTCTGCTATTAAGGTCCTCACATCCTTGCGCTCTAGGGTGTAGCTAACATCTCCGAGAGGAGAGCTAGTGATCAGCGATTTGCTTCGTTGTTCGGTAGGGAGAAGTTGTTGCTGCACGAACTTTGATGAGACGTATGAGTAGGTAGCACCTGAGTCAAAAAGGACTATAGCTGGGGCTCCATCTACATCTAACTTTCCAAGCACAACTTTAGGTGATTCCATCACTTTCTCTGAAGTCACATGATTGAGTCTTCCATGATCTCTGATTGGTACAACTTGCATGCTTTGGGTCAATGGTCGGTGCTCAAGCAGTCCCAACGGAGTTGACGGTTGATGTTGAGGACAAACATGTGCCTTGTGACCGATCTTGTGACAGGTGTGACAAACCGCAACAActtgcttcttctttttcttttttcttctgaTGCACATGGCTTGGATTTCTGTGATTGGCTTAGAAATAGGCTCCGTGGGATCATGATGATTGACCACCTATGGTAGATAGCAAGGTTGTCCCTAGGCTCATTGTAGGGAAGGTCCAGGTAGCATTCTATCCTCAAGTCTGAGCCTCTAAGTGCTTGAACTCATGGGATTCGGTTGGATTCTCTTTCTCTTTTCATTGCGAAGTGCTTCCTTCTCTAGCtcgatctccttcagatccattTCCACGATGTTAGCCATATTGATCAACTACTTGAGAGTTAGGCAGTTGTGGGTTACGAGCACACTTCTAAGAGATTTGTTCAGACCCTTCATGTAGTAGTAGCGTCTCTATTTCTCTATATTGGTGTACTCAGGTACATACCGCATTAGCTGGATGAACTTGTTGGTGTACTCACGAACTGACATTGTACCCATCTGCAGCTTCCTAAATTCTTTGGCCTTTGCATCCATGGCTCCTTCCATGAGGTGATGCTCGTGAAATGCTTGAGCAAACTCTGCCCAACCCATGTTGGTAGGGTTAGGGTGGATAGCGCAAAAGCATTCCCACCAAGCGCTAGCAATCCCTCTAAGCTTAAAGGTGGCATTGTTCACTCCGTCCTTGTCGATGCTTTTGATGAGTTCAAGCCTTCTTTTGATTCCATGTAACCAATCATCTACCTCAATTAGGTTGTCAGCATGGTCAAAGGTAGGAGGTTTTAGCTTGAAGAATTCCTTAAGCTTCTTACTGAGAGGTGTCTGAGATGGCTCAGGTGCAACTACATCAACAAGCCTCTACAACACACGAGTTTGTCGTGCTATGGCTGTTGTCAAGCTAGGTGTTTCCATGCTTTTGGTTCTAGGACTCTAGTCAGGCTCTGGGGTGTTCAATGGTCACACCAGGGTTGACGTTCATTAGACTCTCCAGACTCAGACTCATGTCGGTGTTATGACTGCTAGGCTGACTGACTCGAGACTTCTAGTTCTACAACCTTGATGTCCTTCTAAGGAGCGGCATCTGATGACAAGAGGATAGGCATGGCTTAGATTAGGTTTACTAAGGGTGGGGACACACACAAGCAAACAGAAATCGTTCTACCATCCTACACTCAAGCATATGAAACACAAGAAATGACACAAGAGCCAATCATTCAAGCAGCATTATAATCCTATTCACACAACTAGCTAGTCAGAACAATATGGTAGGGAGGGTCTACTAACATCAACTTATTTGGTAGGGGTAGTCAGATAGATGGGATAGCATTCAAATGCAAGGTTAAGACAGGGACACAAGTATTTTTGAAAATAGTTTTTAAGGTAGACAGACTTGTTGGCTCCTAGACCGACGTCCAGTTCTAAGGTTGTGACCTActgtcaagtatggctctgataccaactgaaacaaacCGAGATTTCCAAAATAGAAATTCTGACTCTCTTGCCCATCTGTATAGTCCCATGATATCTCGGCTATCACGAGCACCCACTTTTAGCTGATTAGAAAGTCATACAACACATCAGAGTACAAAATAAGAATAAAACTAGACTAATTACAAGCCCTCTAGGCTAACATCAAACAAAACACTGGAAACCTAATCGTAGCAGCGAAGCTTGGCGATTCTCCAATCCACAGGCATGTTTGAGAGCATATCGCAAACCAACTACCATTCACAACACCATTGCATGGCGAGAAATATGCACACCACTAGatatgtgcaggccatggtcatcACCAACGAGCTTTAGTGGAAATAGAAAATAAAAGGATCTGATGATCCTAATAGTTTGGCTATAGTTTGCATCATTAGCGCATGCAGAGAGCATCAAGTATTTAATAATATCTTCTCAAAACCCAAACCACACTCTCATTCTCACcatccactcatcatcacatTTGACCACTCATCATCACATCTCACCACTCATCATCCCTCACAACACCCTCAACTCTCAGTCTAGTCAACGAGGCAGCCTCTGCACGCCCCTCGTCTCAACGGCCTCAAGTCGGACCTTATCTTCCGGGGGAGGGAAGCAAAGCACAAGAGAAGCTAGTGAACTAAACCCTGCACACAAGTAAGTGATCATAACCGAGATcgtggctatacgtatagattatAAACCTTTGCAGAGAGTCCACTATTACCCTACATGAACACCGTCAATGAATCACCGTCAGCGATGAACACCGCCACCGCAAAATAGGCCAACTAACACCAGTCCTGTCCACCAGCCAGAGCGAAGATATAAAGATGCCACTATATAAGTTGGGGTCATGTCGTCAAGGTAGCACGGAGTAACCTCCGCCCTCCTGACACTAATTGCATAGGGCCACAGACCGCGTGTCTACTAACTCCCACAGAGATTGGTGGTCGCCCACACTATTTTAGGCAACGGCCTGTACCCACATAGGCATGTGGTGTGTACGAAAAGAACTCGTGATTTATGGTTGCAACTTATGCAGGTCCTTAGGTTGGCCAGAGCGAGCACCTTCTACCAAACTATGTGCCTCAAGCACGAGACTCACCCCTCAGAGGTGGTCTATCCACAAACTCCTCATCCCCATGTCCCTCGAGGACCGTTGTCCCTCTAGGACTCTGTGTTCCCACCATAGGAACTACCCTTGGTGCACTCTGTACACCACAACAACCTCTCACTCTAGCTAGTATCACCGAAGAATCAGGTCGAGGGTAAGGAATATCTCCAGAACTGCTCACATCACCACCACCCACTCCGGATTCACCGCTCCCGTCACGTATCAAACCAAATACATCATGGGGATGCCTCACGGCTAAACTCCCTCCACCAAACCATCACATAGCACATATCAAGGCATATATGTAAGTATGATGGAGTAAATGCAAGCAAACAGATAGGCATATATAAGTGCGAGCGCGGAGCTGGGTAATTAGGGTGAAGTGGTTTCAATCAAGGCAATCAAGGCTCAGGCAATAGCATGCATCACATATTATAGCAAGGAATAATGTAAAGCGCTAGCAATTTTACTTTGCAATGCCTAATAGGATTCTTCTAAGTaaaggtgctgccatgacacctgcggttTAGAGGAAGTAGTGGTACGCGTCTCCGGAAGTTGTTGTAGCCAATCAGTGGGGGTCTCCTTCTCCATCCGAGGCGTCCTTGAATCCATCCAAGCTCGTGTTGTCGCTATGCAAGAAAATGCCGAGAATGGCCATCAATAAGAAGCAATAAAAACCGCAACGAAACCTAACTCAACTAGACACAAGAATTGCACTAGGAGGTAGAGAAGGTTTTTAGGAAAATTAttaaactggtttcataatttttggagctgggATGGATTTAATACGGATTTTAGAGGGTGGACAGGATTTctaaaaaacagaaaaaggaaaaaagggTTCAAGGGCCTGGGCTTGGATGCAGTTCCTGCCCACCAGGCCCTAGCTCGGGCTTGGCACCACTGATGGCCCGGACGGCTGTCAAGAGGGGGAGAGGGGCTCAGCGCGGACCGGGATGCCGGGTTGGGCCATGAGTGCCCAACTGGGCTGCTCGGCTTACCTTCAGGGAAAAGGGAAAGAGGCCCGCGCTTGGCTTGGCCTTGGGTTCATGGGCTCTAGCGTGCCAGCTGTGCCGGGCCGGAAACAGAGAAGAGGAGAGGCCGGGCGGAGCGccctccaagtgctcgggctaaTGCCCTGAGGCGGCAGCGGCTAACCCAGCACATCCGCGCGTGCAGTCCGTGAAGGCGAGGCCGGAAGGCTGCAGTGGTCCTCTGGTGATGCCGAAGGGCTATGCTAGGGTACAGGGGCTGGCCAGCGCGTCGAACGACGGCAGGAAGAGGTTGCGGTGGCAAGGCAGAGGCCGGGCCGGGACGGTGCTGTGCGAGTGCACCGTGAGCGACGAGCTGCGGCGGGGTCGGCGAGGTAGTCCGTGCCTGCACGTGGCTACGCTACCGCCGCACTGGTGTGTACGACCAAGGCCGTGGCAACGGCGAGGAAAGGTGAGGCTTTTGGCTATGTCCCCTGGGTGAGGGCGTCGGGTGACTGCAGAGACGACATGCTTGTGCTAGTGGCGTGTCGTGCGCTATGTTCCCGTGTGCGGCTGTGGGTTGCCGGTGGTGGTGAGGGAAGGGCAGAACAGGGACGCCGGCGGGGAGCTCACCGTGGCGTCCGCGTGCAGGAACCAAGGACCAGGAAGGAAGAGGGCGTCGGCGGCGGATCATGTGTAGTGTGCGGCCATGACGGCGGGCCTGTGTATTGTCGAGAACAACAAGGGCTGGAAGGCCGGGTCTTTGGACTTCTGTGCAGGGGATGGGCGGCATCCATGGCGCACTGTAGGCGCTCGATGGGATGCCCAAAAGGCTCGACTTGCTTCTGCGGAGCCGTGCTGGTGCAGGGTCAAGGCCATGGCGGGTGTGAGTGCACGCCCATTGGCAGTGTCCACACAGACCTTGCGACGCGGCTCACGGTGACCGTGCCCGCGCGCGACCAACGCGGAGAGGAAGCGGCACGAAGGCCAGGACAGACAGGGATGGCGACCAGGCCGAAAGGTGGGTCTTGAACTCGTGTATGGCCAAGGTGGCGTGCGTGTGCGTCCACGGGTGCGTGCGCATGTTCGCGGGTGTTCGTGAACGGACACCGGGACGGGGCTTGCGCGGAATCGCACTGTCGCGGTCGTGGTGGCCGACGGTGGTGGCCTAGTGTGGGTACACCAGCCCGTGGTCGTGAGTGACCGGCGACAGCGGCTCGATGGCCGGCAAACAGGGATAGCATCCGAGGGGAAAGGCTCTGTCTTGAGGGCGCTTACCGAGGGCTTGGCGTCGGTGGCGGGCTGTGGCTTGACGACGCGGCCGACGTCGCGTGGGTTCCCGGAGTGCTCGACGCCGGGAGATCGCACGGTGCCGGTCGGGTTCGGTGCAGGCAGAGGGAGAGTTCTCGGTCGTCAGCTCCAGCGCGCTTCGAGCTCCGGCAACAAGGATGTGGCCACGGGCGAAGATGAAaccgttgccggctgtggtggccGTTGTCCAAGCGCGGCGAGGTCGGGACGGGTTGCCGCCGTGCAGGTGCTGCGCACAGTCAGGATAGGTTCGCATACCGAAGAAGGAAAAGGGCTGAGTCTTAGGGGCTGTCGAGCTCACCTGAGGTGCGTGGAAGAAGTCGCGGTCGCGGGTGGTCGGGTTCCCCGGTGGAAGGTCGGGCGAACGCGAGGCCGCGGCGGAGCGGTGCCACGGCGACGTCGTGCGTCGGACTGGTGATCCGGGACGGCCTCCGTGTAGACTTTGTGATGGCGAGGCGGCTCGACACGGCGTCGACGCCGGCCGGGTGGCGGCTGGGGCGAGGCGGTGGAGTCGTCATGGCCGCGCGGCTTGACGACGCGACCCTCGCTGCGTGGCTTGTCGACGGCGAGAGCTTTGGCTCAGCCTCGGGGCGCCATGGCTGTGGCGTCCATTGACAGAGGAGGGAAGCGGAGGGAAGAAGGAGCGCTCGTGGCGGCTGTCAGGGGGAAGATTAACTACATGGGTGCATCAATTATTTGTAAATCCAATTTAAAGGAGACGAGAGAgagttagggtttgagttttaggGGCGAATAATAAATCATGTGCGAGAATTACATGGGGCTGAATTCAACCAATATTTTAATTTATCTTAAAAACattttatttgaaaacatctCTTGCCACGTCGGTGACCAGTCTTCATGACAAGCGGTTCGttataaaaagttttgaagttcGGATTTTGAAAATGGGGCAGAAAGGAAAACTTTTGACTTAAATTTGACCAAACATTTACATGCAACACACATTCAAgcaattttttttgaaagttgGGATTTTTCTATTACACAGAATTACGGGATGTTACAATTATTATGCTCCTCCTAAGAGATGTCCACTATGCATAGATAAAGAGTTAATTATTGCTATAGAGTGTATATGCTTTTGTATGTTATGATTTGTTAATTAGAAATAACTTAGGAATCTTTCTCTTGATTATTACTTAGTTTTGCTACACTACATTTATAAGTATCAATCTCTCTCTGAATTGTTATATACTTAATTTATAAATATCTTAAACTTACCCTGTTTAGAGTAAGTGttagtgatttcatcacaaataaatatttaTCAATCTCTTCTTTGCCATTATTTCTCctagtggtaaaatataaataacgatacctgtaaTACTCccagtgaaatgctacaacggtatatCTGCGCGCTTGCAGAATTCTTAATTTCTAACCCAcactaataaataccaacagtctGTTTCGCATCTCGCGCGTGATCCGTTCGGGAGCCTACAAGCTCAGCAACCTCGAGGGGAAGGAGTACGACAACGCGTGGAACATCtaacaactatgtcatttttaTCCATATCTCATTTCCTTTGTTCTGCTTTCATACTCCTAACCCACTAACAGAGGCGCCGCCCCGCGAATGGTTGGCGCAGGGCCCCCAGCAGGGGCACCACCGAGGGTTCAAAGCTGGCCCCCCACGGGGCTTCCAGGCTGCCCGAGGAAAACAAAAGTGTAAGGGATGGTCGAGGGTGGGCCTCAGCGGCTACAGCCGGAATGCCTCGAAGCGCACTAGCCGTCTCGATGACCGATGTCCGAGTACTAACCTTGAGTTGCTTGTGGTGACCCACCGAGGGAGGCAGCGAGCCCTTGAGCCCGATAGAATGGGCTCGGGAACCAAACAAGCGGCTCGGTTAGGAAGCCGCGCATCGCCCCTTGGGGGCCCGAGACCAAGGACTGAACCGATTGGATACTTGGGGTTCTCATGGATTTACCCGTTAGCAGCACAGGCGCAACACTCTCGGCTATCGAAGCCATTGTCATAACAGCCCAGCCCCATGAGGGAATGACTTGACCAAGCATGACTCGAAATCTCTAACGATCCTTCAAGAATGCCCTCACCGCGCACGGAAGACCTGCCGTGGGCAACAAAACcgcacgatgggctcgggggctgCGCCAGCCCCTCAGCCGGGGATTTTGGGAGCCGACCGACGGGTGCCTCGTGAACGCCCCCCGAGTGCGACCAAGAATCAGAGTGGAGGGCACTGAGTGGTGGGTCCAACGAGGGCATCCCGACCTTGGAGCAGAGAACGCGCCTAGCCACCACTAAGTGCAGCCTGATCCCAACAGGCCTACTATCGAGCCTGATCACGGGGGCGTGGGACGCCAAGCGATGGATCAGCATCGAGCCAAGGCCCTGATGCCCCCATCGCTCGACCCATGGCAGGCCAGGGTAAGAAGGGCACCCCACGCGAGCTGAGAGCTGGCGGCTCCCCGACGAGTTGGCCAGGCCTTCGCTTAGGATTCCCTCTCATGACACTCAAACTCGATAGTCGCTCGGCTCAGAAGCTAAGCGCCTGGCCAAGAACTCGGGTACCCCCAAAAGGGCATCCGACCTAAGAAAGCAAGGCTATGACCACCACAACTGACTCGGTCATCGGAGATCGAACTCAGCCCCTCATCGCCATCGTGGGCCTAGCCCAGAAGGTcacgaagggctcgggggctcctaacaAGAGTCAAACATTGGGGTATGCTAAGTCCCTGGGCAAGGAGTTGCCGACCGAAGGACCCCCCGACCGATCTCACAGATAGCTCGGGGGCTTGGGGGGCTATACTGTAGGGTCGAGatagcggactagaggggggatgaatagtcctttctaaaattaatcacgtcggctaaccgaaacaagtgtggaattaaatctattggtctagccaagactacacccctctatctatgttctctagcatcttgtaaagatcctaattaagcaattaaTGTGCCaagctaactagagctcacctaactaattctagaagcatagtcacataaacctatgccac
It encodes:
- the LOC136539855 gene encoding plant intracellular Ras-group-related LRR protein 5-like; the encoded protein is MAAAGGMTPATADAVEELTRLYRELSPRPAVEEVEAAAAVLASADAEEEARLAEIAREEAAARARARAPAQGLPAELFDVLWEARRNSVRLRALQQRKEAAYVVELERRFKLFDDLIQRASRAVSPGGGARGGGGVAVVDYEVVEVEARRNPALADAATEIDRGSRGGLGLEPTSVSSLRRAASAGTDTEKLGLIQVASLIESSAKKGTTELNLRGKLVDQVEWLPVSLGKLQDVTELDLSENRIMALPSTIGSLRYLTKLDLHSNQLINLPDTFGELSSLIDLDLHANQLKSLPTSFGNLTSLANLDLSSNLLKVLPDCLGKLKNLRRLIAETNELEELPYTIGSCTSLVELRLDFNQLKALPEAIGKLENLEILTLHYNRIKGLPTTIGHLTRLRELDVSFNEVETIPENICFAASLVKLNVSRNFADLRALPKSIGELEMLEELDISSNQIRVLPDSFGHLSKLRVFLADETPLEVPPKEVVKLGAQELVNYMKNMVAAREVSQKETDKRSFWTWLGSLFGCCKKNQGLGPVPV
- the LOC136492372 gene encoding uncharacterized protein, translating into MTTPPPRPSRHPAGVDAVSSRLAITKSTRRPSRITSPTHDVAVAPLRRGLAFARPSTGEPDHPRPRLLPRTSAPARRQPVPTSPRLDNGHHSRQRFHLRPWPHPCCRSSKRAGADDRELSLCLHRTRPAPCDLPASSTPGTHATSAASSSHSPPPTPSPRDNTSLDGFKDASDGEGDPH